One genomic segment of Rhinolophus sinicus isolate RSC01 linkage group LG11, ASM3656204v1, whole genome shotgun sequence includes these proteins:
- the BICRA gene encoding BRD4-interacting chromatin-remodeling complex-associated protein isoform X1 translates to MDDEDGRCLLDVICDPQALNDFLHGSEKLDSDDLLDNPGEAQSAFYEGPGLHVQEASGNHLNPEPSQPAPSVDLDFLEDDILGSPAAGGGSGGSGGADQPCDILQQSLQEANITEQTLEAEAELDLGPFQLPTLQPADGGAVPAGAGGAAAVATGPQALFPGGTDLLGLQAPPTVLTHQALVPPQDVVNKALSVQPFLQPVGLGNVTLQPIPGLQGLPNGSPGGATAATLGLAPIQVVGQPVMALNPPTSQLLAKQVPVSGYLASAAGPSEPVTLASAGVSPQGAGLVIQKNLPAAVATTLNGNSVFGGAGAATAAATGAPSGQPLAVAPGLGTSPLVPAPNVILHRTPTPIQPKPAGVLPPKLYQLTPKPFAPAGTTLTIQGEAGGLPQQPKAPQNLTFMAAGKAGQNVVLSGFPAPALQANVFKQPPATTTGAAPPQPPGALSKPMSVHLLNQGSSIVIPAQHMLPGQNQFLLPGASAVQLPQSLSALPANVGGQILAAAAPHAGGQLIANPILTNQNLAGPLSLGPVLAPHSGAHSAAHILSAAPIQVGQPALFQMPVSLAAGSLPTQSQPAPTGPAATTVLQGVTLPPSAVAMLNTPDGLVQPATPAATGEAAPVLTVQTAPQAPPTVSTPLPLGLQQPQAQQPPTQAPTPQAAAPPQATTPQPSPGLASSPEKIVLPPSATTTAILTQDSLQMFLPQERSQQPLSAEGPHLSVPASVIVSAPAPAQDPAPTTPVAKGAGLGPQAPDGQASPVPAPQIPAAAPLKGPGPSSSPSLPHQAPLGDSPHLPSPHPARPPSRPPSRPHSRPPSQPQSLSRPPSEPALHPCPPPQVPPTLPGIFVIQNQLGVPPPASTPAPIAPGPPQPPLRPSSQPPEGPLPPAPHLPPSSTSSVVASSETSTRLPAPTPPDFQLQFPPSQGPHKSPTPPPTLHLVPEPAAPPPLPPRTFQMVTAPFPALPQPKALLERFHQVPSGILLQSKAGGPPTAPQTSASLGPLASPTASVLVSGQVPSGTPTAPNHPPAPAPMATAGLPPLLPAESKAFASNLPTLGVAKATVSGPGKSSGLQYESKLSGLKKPPPLQPSKEACFLEHLHKHQGSVLHPDYKTAFPSFEDALHRLLPYHVYQGALPSPNDYHRVDEEFETVSTQLLKRTQAMLNKYRLLLLEESRRVSPSAEMVMIDRMFIQEEKTTLALDKQLAKEKPDEYVSSSRSLGLPVTASSEGHRLPGHAPAPSSASGTPAQPPLHLPTKLVIRHGGAGGSPSVTWARASSSLSSSSSSSSAASSLDADEDGPMPSRNRPPIKTYEARSRIGLKLKIKQEAGLSKVVHNTALDPVHQPPPPPPAALKAAEPPPRPPPPPQTTSQMNGTVDHPPPATTDRKPLAPAPHCPRLPLRKTYRENVEALGSGVAEGAVTGRARGSSPAPLPTKVDEATSGLIRELAAVEDELYQRMLKGAPPEATASAGQGSGSRDPSWEAPSVPPAKRRKSESPDVDQASFSSDSPQDDTLTEHLQSAIDSILNLQQAPGRTAAPSYPHAPQAAGTPASPSPLHRPEAYPPSSHNGGLGARTLNR, encoded by the exons CTCGACAGTGATGACCTCCTGGATAATCCCGGGGAGGCCCAAAGTGCCTTCTATGAAGGTCCTGGG CTCCATGTTCAAGAagcttctggcaaccacttgAACCCAGAGCCCAGCCAGCCGGCCCCCAGTGTGGACCTAGACTTCCTGGAAGATGACATCCTGGGCTCACCCGCAGCAGGGGGCGGCAGCGGGGGCAGCGGGGGCGCGGACCAGCCCTGTGACATCCTCCAGCAGAGCCTCCAAGAGGCCAACATCACCGAGCAGACGCTCGAAGCGGAGGCTGAGCTGGACCTGGGCCCCTTCCAGCTGCCCACCCTGCAGCCTGCAGATGGTGGGGCAGTCCCGGCAGGTGCCGGAGGGGCTGCTGCTGTGGCCACGGGGCCCCAGGCCCTCTTCCCAGGTGGCACAGATCTGCTGGGACTACAGGCCCCACCCACCGTGCTGACCCACCAGGCCCTGGTGCCACCTCAGGATGTGGTCAACAAAGCCCTGAGCGTCCAGCCCTTCCTGCAGCCCGTGGGCCTCGGCAATGTGACCCTGCAGCCCATCCCGGGCCTCCAGGGCCTGCCCAACGGCAGCCCTGGAGGTGCCACAGCGGCCACACTTGGCCTGGCACCCATCCAGGTGGTGGGCCAGCCCGTCATGGCACTTaacccccccacctcccagctcctggccaaGCAGGTGCCTGTCAGCGGCTATCTGGCCTCAGCGGCCGGCCCCTCAGAGCCAGTGACCTTGGCGTCCGCGGGGGTCTCGCCGCAGGGGGCCGGCCTTGTCATCCAGAAGAACCTCCCAGCTGCGGTGGCCACCACGCTCAATGGGAACTCAGTGTTTGGAGGAGCAGGAGCTGCCACAGCAGCAGCCACCGGGGCGCCCTCAGGGCAGCCGCTGGCGGTGGCCCCGGGCCTCGGCACGTCACCGCTGGTTCCGGCGCCCAATGTGATCCTGCACCGCACACCCACGCCCATCCAGCCCAAACCTGCCGGTGTGCTGCCCCCCAAGCTCTACCAGCTGACACCCAAGCCATTCGCCCCTGCAGGCACCACGCTTACCATCCAGGGCGAGGCGGGGGGCCTCCCGCAGCAGCCCAAGGCCCCCCAGAACCTGACTTTCATGGCAGCGGGCAAGGCAGGCCAGAACGTGGTGCTGTCGGGCTTCCCAGCACCTGCCCTGCAGGCGAATGTCTTCAAGCAGCCTCCTGCCACCACCACAGGGGCGGCCCCGCCTCAGCCCCCCGGGGCCCTGAGCAAGCCCATGAGTGTCCACCTCCTGAATCAAGGCAGCAGCATCGTCATCCCTGCTCAGCACATGCTGCCGGGCCAGAACCAGTTCCTGCTGCCCGGTGCATCCGCCGTCCAGCTCCCCCAGTCGCTCTCGGCCCTCCCGGCCAACGTGGGTGGGCAGATCCTGGCAGCTGCAGCCCCCCATGCCGGTGGACAGCTGATCGCAAACCCCATCCTCACCAACCAGAACCTGGCAGGCCCACTGAGCCTGGGGCCCGTGCTGGCCCCCCATTCTGGGGCCCACAGTGCCGCCCACATCCTCTCGGCTGCCCCCATCCAGGTGGGCCAGCCTGCCCTCTTCCAGATGCCTGTGTCCCTGGCCGCGGGCAGCCTGCCCACACAGAGCCAGCCGGCACCCACCGGCCCTGCTGCCACCACCGTCCTCCAGGGGGTCACTCTGCCCCCCAGTGCCGTGGCCATGCTGAACACCCCCGACGGCCTGGTGCAACCGGCCACCCCTGCTGCCACTGGCGAGGCGGCACCTGTCCTCACGGTGCAGACAGCCCCCCAGGCACCCCCCACAGTCAGCACCCCACTGCCTTTGGGCCTCCAGCAGCCTCAGGCACAGCAGCCCCCCACACAGGCCCCCACCCCTCAGGCTGCTGCCCCACCTCAGGCCAccaccccccagcccagcccaggcctggcgtCCAGCCCAGAAAAGATCGTGCTGCCGCCCTCTGCCACCACCACGGCCATCCTCACTCAGGATTCCCTACAGATGTTCCTGCCCCAG GAGAGGAGCCAGCAGCCCCTCTCCGCCGAGGGCCCCCACCTCTCCGTGCCTGCCTCGGTCATAGTCAGCGCCCCGGCTCCCGCCCAAGACCCAGCCCCGACCACCCCTGTCGCCAAAGGAGCTGGCCTCGGCCCTCAGGCCCCCGACGGCCAGGCTTCCCCGGTGCCAGCCCCCCAG atCCCAGCAGCAGCTCCACTGAAGGGCCCAGGCCCCTCGTCATCCCCATCACTACCTCACCAGGCCCCTCTGGGGGACAGCCCCCActtgccctccccacacccagcccgGCCCCCTTCCCGTCCACCCTCCCGACCCCACTCCcgtcctccctcccagccccagagcTTGTCCCGCCCACCCTCAGAGCCCGCCCTGCacccttgccccccaccccaggtcccgCCCACTCTGCCTGGCATCTTTGTCATCCAGAACCAGCTGGGCGTACCCCCACCAGCCAGCACCCCTGCCCCCATTGCCCCAGGTCCACCCCAGCCCCCTCTTcgcccctcctcccagccccctgAGGGGCCactgcccccagccccccacctccctccgTCTTCCACCTCCTCTGTTGTGGCCTCCTCGGAGACATCTACCAGACTGCCAGCCCCTACGCCGCCTGACTTCCAGCTCCAGTTCCCGCCTAGCCAGGGACCCCACAAGTCCCCCACACCCCCTCCAACCCTCCATCTGGTCCCTGAGCCCGCAGCGCCCCCCCCACTGCCTCCTCGGACCTTCCAGATGGTGACCGCCCCCTTCCCGGCGCTGCCCCAGCCGAAGGCTCTTCTGGAAAGATTTCACCAG GTGCCGTCTGGAATCCTTCTCCAGAGCAAAGCCGGGGGACCCCCCACCGCCCCACAGACCTCCGCCAGCCTGGGGCCCCTCGCCAGCCCCACTGCCTCTGTGCTGGTCAGCGGGCAGGTCCCATCCGGGACCCCCACCGCGCCCAACCATCCCCCTGCCCCGGCACCCATGGCCACCGCAG gcctccctcctctgcttcctgccGAGAGCAAAGCTTTTGCCAGCAACCTCCCAACTCTGGGTGTAGCCAAGGCCACTGTATCCGGGCCGGGGAAGTCCTCCGGGCTGCAG taTGAGAGCAAGTTGAGTGGCCTGAAGAAACCACCCCCACTTCAGCCCAGCAAAGAAGCCTG ttTCCTGGAGCATTTGCACAAACATCAGGGCTCCGTCCTGCACCCGGACTACAAGACAGCCTTCCCCTCCTTCGAGGACGCCCTACATCGCCTCCTGCCCTACCACGTCTACCAGGgcgctctcccctcccccaacgaCTACCACAGAG TGGACGAGGAGTTTGAGACGGTTTCCACGCAGCTGCTGAAACGCACCCAGGCCATGCTCAACAAATACCGCCTCCTGCTCCTGGAAGAGTCCCGG AGGGTGAGCCCCTCGGCAGAGATGGTGATGATCGACCGAATGTTCATTCAGGAGGAGAAGACCACCCTTGCCTTGGACAAACAGCTGGCCAAGGAGAAGCCGG ATGAGTACGTGTCTTCCTCGCGCTCTCTCGGCCTCCCTGTCACAGCCTCTTCTGAGGGACATCGGCTTCCCGGCCATGCCCCAGCACCATCCTCAGCATCTGGGACACCCGCCCAGCCCCCTCTGCACCTGCCCACCAAGCTCGTGATCCGGCACGGCGGGGCGGGCGGGTCCCCTTCCGTGACCTGGGCCCGGGcgtcttcctccctttcttcctcgtcctcctcgtcctccgCTGCCTCCTCCCTGGACGCCGATGAGGATGGCCCAATGCCCTCCCGCAACCGCCCACCCATCAAGACTTACGAGGCCCGAAGCCGCATCGGCCTCAAGCTCAAGATCAAGCAGGAAGCTGGGCTCAGCAAGGTCGTCCACAACACGGCCCTGGACCCTGTGCACCAgcccccgccgccgcctcccGCTGCCCTCAAGGCGGCCGagcccccaccccggcccccgCCACCACCCCAGACCACCAGCCAGATGAACGGCACTGTGGACCACCCACCACCGGCCACCACAGACCGCAAACCGCtagccccagccccacactgccCCCGCCTGCCCCTACGGAAGACATACCGGGAGAACGTGGAGGCTCTGGGCAGTGGGGTGGCTGAGGGGGCGGTGACGGGCAGGGCCCGGGGCAGCAGTCCAGCGCCACTGCCCACCAAAGTGGACGAAGCCACCAGCGGGCTGATCCGGGAGCTGGCTGCCGTGGAGGACGAGCTCTACCAGCGCATGCTGAAGGGAGCCCCTCCAGAGGCCACTGCCAGTGCGGGGCAGGGTAGTGGCAGCAGGGACCCCAGCTGGGAGGCACCCTCAGTGCCCCCCGCCAAAAGGCGCAAGTCTGAGTCCCCTGACGTGGACCAGGCTAGCTTCTCCAGCGACAGCCCGCAGGATGACACGCTCACGGAGCACCTCCAGAGCGCCATCGACAGCATCCTCAACCTCCAGCAGGCCCCTGGCCGGACAGCCGCACCCTCGTACCCACACGCCCCCCAGGCGGCGGGCACACCCGCCTCCCCATCACCCCTGCACAGGCCAGAGGCCTATCCCCCCTCCAGTCACAATGGCGGCCTTGGTGCCAGGACGTTGAACAGATAA
- the BICRA gene encoding BRD4-interacting chromatin-remodeling complex-associated protein isoform X4: MDDEDGRCLLDVICDPQALNDFLHGSEKLDSDDLLDNPGEAQSAFYEGPGLHVQEASGNHLNPEPSQPAPSVDLDFLEDDILGSPAAGGGSGGSGGADQPCDILQQSLQEANITEQTLEAEAELDLGPFQLPTLQPADGGAVPAGAGGAAAVATGPQALFPGGTDLLGLQAPPTVLTHQALVPPQDVVNKALSVQPFLQPVGLGNVTLQPIPGLQGLPNGSPGGATAATLGLAPIQVVGQPVMALNPPTSQLLAKQVPVSGYLASAAGPSEPVTLASAGVSPQGAGLVIQKNLPAAVATTLNGNSVFGGAGAATAAATGAPSGQPLAVAPGLGTSPLVPAPNVILHRTPTPIQPKPAGVLPPKLYQLTPKPFAPAGTTLTIQGEAGGLPQQPKAPQNLTFMAAGKAGQNVVLSGFPAPALQANVFKQPPATTTGAAPPQPPGALSKPMSVHLLNQGSSIVIPAQHMLPGQNQFLLPGASAVQLPQSLSALPANVGGQILAAAAPHAGGQLIANPILTNQNLAGPLSLGPVLAPHSGAHSAAHILSAAPIQVGQPALFQMPVSLAAGSLPTQSQPAPTGPAATTVLQGVTLPPSAVAMLNTPDGLVQPATPAATGEAAPVLTVQTAPQAPPTVSTPLPLGLQQPQAQQPPTQAPTPQAAAPPQATTPQPSPGLASSPEKIVLPPSATTTAILTQDSLQMFLPQERSQQPLSAEGPHLSVPASVIVSAPAPAQDPAPTTPVAKGAGLGPQAPDGQASPVPAPQMVTAPFPALPQPKALLERFHQVPSGILLQSKAGGPPTAPQTSASLGPLASPTASVLVSGQVPSGTPTAPNHPPAPAPMATAGLPPLLPAESKAFASNLPTLGVAKATVSGPGKSSGLQYESKLSGLKKPPPLQPSKEACFLEHLHKHQGSVLHPDYKTAFPSFEDALHRLLPYHVYQGALPSPNDYHRVDEEFETVSTQLLKRTQAMLNKYRLLLLEESRRVSPSAEMVMIDRMFIQEEKTTLALDKQLAKEKPDEYVSSSRSLGLPVTASSEGHRLPGHAPAPSSASGTPAQPPLHLPTKLVIRHGGAGGSPSVTWARASSSLSSSSSSSSAASSLDADEDGPMPSRNRPPIKTYEARSRIGLKLKIKQEAGLSKVVHNTALDPVHQPPPPPPAALKAAEPPPRPPPPPQTTSQMNGTVDHPPPATTDRKPLAPAPHCPRLPLRKTYRENVEALGSGVAEGAVTGRARGSSPAPLPTKVDEATSGLIRELAAVEDELYQRMLKGAPPEATASAGQGSGSRDPSWEAPSVPPAKRRKSESPDVDQASFSSDSPQDDTLTEHLQSAIDSILNLQQAPGRTAAPSYPHAPQAAGTPASPSPLHRPEAYPPSSHNGGLGARTLNR, from the exons CTCGACAGTGATGACCTCCTGGATAATCCCGGGGAGGCCCAAAGTGCCTTCTATGAAGGTCCTGGG CTCCATGTTCAAGAagcttctggcaaccacttgAACCCAGAGCCCAGCCAGCCGGCCCCCAGTGTGGACCTAGACTTCCTGGAAGATGACATCCTGGGCTCACCCGCAGCAGGGGGCGGCAGCGGGGGCAGCGGGGGCGCGGACCAGCCCTGTGACATCCTCCAGCAGAGCCTCCAAGAGGCCAACATCACCGAGCAGACGCTCGAAGCGGAGGCTGAGCTGGACCTGGGCCCCTTCCAGCTGCCCACCCTGCAGCCTGCAGATGGTGGGGCAGTCCCGGCAGGTGCCGGAGGGGCTGCTGCTGTGGCCACGGGGCCCCAGGCCCTCTTCCCAGGTGGCACAGATCTGCTGGGACTACAGGCCCCACCCACCGTGCTGACCCACCAGGCCCTGGTGCCACCTCAGGATGTGGTCAACAAAGCCCTGAGCGTCCAGCCCTTCCTGCAGCCCGTGGGCCTCGGCAATGTGACCCTGCAGCCCATCCCGGGCCTCCAGGGCCTGCCCAACGGCAGCCCTGGAGGTGCCACAGCGGCCACACTTGGCCTGGCACCCATCCAGGTGGTGGGCCAGCCCGTCATGGCACTTaacccccccacctcccagctcctggccaaGCAGGTGCCTGTCAGCGGCTATCTGGCCTCAGCGGCCGGCCCCTCAGAGCCAGTGACCTTGGCGTCCGCGGGGGTCTCGCCGCAGGGGGCCGGCCTTGTCATCCAGAAGAACCTCCCAGCTGCGGTGGCCACCACGCTCAATGGGAACTCAGTGTTTGGAGGAGCAGGAGCTGCCACAGCAGCAGCCACCGGGGCGCCCTCAGGGCAGCCGCTGGCGGTGGCCCCGGGCCTCGGCACGTCACCGCTGGTTCCGGCGCCCAATGTGATCCTGCACCGCACACCCACGCCCATCCAGCCCAAACCTGCCGGTGTGCTGCCCCCCAAGCTCTACCAGCTGACACCCAAGCCATTCGCCCCTGCAGGCACCACGCTTACCATCCAGGGCGAGGCGGGGGGCCTCCCGCAGCAGCCCAAGGCCCCCCAGAACCTGACTTTCATGGCAGCGGGCAAGGCAGGCCAGAACGTGGTGCTGTCGGGCTTCCCAGCACCTGCCCTGCAGGCGAATGTCTTCAAGCAGCCTCCTGCCACCACCACAGGGGCGGCCCCGCCTCAGCCCCCCGGGGCCCTGAGCAAGCCCATGAGTGTCCACCTCCTGAATCAAGGCAGCAGCATCGTCATCCCTGCTCAGCACATGCTGCCGGGCCAGAACCAGTTCCTGCTGCCCGGTGCATCCGCCGTCCAGCTCCCCCAGTCGCTCTCGGCCCTCCCGGCCAACGTGGGTGGGCAGATCCTGGCAGCTGCAGCCCCCCATGCCGGTGGACAGCTGATCGCAAACCCCATCCTCACCAACCAGAACCTGGCAGGCCCACTGAGCCTGGGGCCCGTGCTGGCCCCCCATTCTGGGGCCCACAGTGCCGCCCACATCCTCTCGGCTGCCCCCATCCAGGTGGGCCAGCCTGCCCTCTTCCAGATGCCTGTGTCCCTGGCCGCGGGCAGCCTGCCCACACAGAGCCAGCCGGCACCCACCGGCCCTGCTGCCACCACCGTCCTCCAGGGGGTCACTCTGCCCCCCAGTGCCGTGGCCATGCTGAACACCCCCGACGGCCTGGTGCAACCGGCCACCCCTGCTGCCACTGGCGAGGCGGCACCTGTCCTCACGGTGCAGACAGCCCCCCAGGCACCCCCCACAGTCAGCACCCCACTGCCTTTGGGCCTCCAGCAGCCTCAGGCACAGCAGCCCCCCACACAGGCCCCCACCCCTCAGGCTGCTGCCCCACCTCAGGCCAccaccccccagcccagcccaggcctggcgtCCAGCCCAGAAAAGATCGTGCTGCCGCCCTCTGCCACCACCACGGCCATCCTCACTCAGGATTCCCTACAGATGTTCCTGCCCCAG GAGAGGAGCCAGCAGCCCCTCTCCGCCGAGGGCCCCCACCTCTCCGTGCCTGCCTCGGTCATAGTCAGCGCCCCGGCTCCCGCCCAAGACCCAGCCCCGACCACCCCTGTCGCCAAAGGAGCTGGCCTCGGCCCTCAGGCCCCCGACGGCCAGGCTTCCCCGGTGCCAGCCCCCCAG ATGGTGACCGCCCCCTTCCCGGCGCTGCCCCAGCCGAAGGCTCTTCTGGAAAGATTTCACCAG GTGCCGTCTGGAATCCTTCTCCAGAGCAAAGCCGGGGGACCCCCCACCGCCCCACAGACCTCCGCCAGCCTGGGGCCCCTCGCCAGCCCCACTGCCTCTGTGCTGGTCAGCGGGCAGGTCCCATCCGGGACCCCCACCGCGCCCAACCATCCCCCTGCCCCGGCACCCATGGCCACCGCAG gcctccctcctctgcttcctgccGAGAGCAAAGCTTTTGCCAGCAACCTCCCAACTCTGGGTGTAGCCAAGGCCACTGTATCCGGGCCGGGGAAGTCCTCCGGGCTGCAG taTGAGAGCAAGTTGAGTGGCCTGAAGAAACCACCCCCACTTCAGCCCAGCAAAGAAGCCTG ttTCCTGGAGCATTTGCACAAACATCAGGGCTCCGTCCTGCACCCGGACTACAAGACAGCCTTCCCCTCCTTCGAGGACGCCCTACATCGCCTCCTGCCCTACCACGTCTACCAGGgcgctctcccctcccccaacgaCTACCACAGAG TGGACGAGGAGTTTGAGACGGTTTCCACGCAGCTGCTGAAACGCACCCAGGCCATGCTCAACAAATACCGCCTCCTGCTCCTGGAAGAGTCCCGG AGGGTGAGCCCCTCGGCAGAGATGGTGATGATCGACCGAATGTTCATTCAGGAGGAGAAGACCACCCTTGCCTTGGACAAACAGCTGGCCAAGGAGAAGCCGG ATGAGTACGTGTCTTCCTCGCGCTCTCTCGGCCTCCCTGTCACAGCCTCTTCTGAGGGACATCGGCTTCCCGGCCATGCCCCAGCACCATCCTCAGCATCTGGGACACCCGCCCAGCCCCCTCTGCACCTGCCCACCAAGCTCGTGATCCGGCACGGCGGGGCGGGCGGGTCCCCTTCCGTGACCTGGGCCCGGGcgtcttcctccctttcttcctcgtcctcctcgtcctccgCTGCCTCCTCCCTGGACGCCGATGAGGATGGCCCAATGCCCTCCCGCAACCGCCCACCCATCAAGACTTACGAGGCCCGAAGCCGCATCGGCCTCAAGCTCAAGATCAAGCAGGAAGCTGGGCTCAGCAAGGTCGTCCACAACACGGCCCTGGACCCTGTGCACCAgcccccgccgccgcctcccGCTGCCCTCAAGGCGGCCGagcccccaccccggcccccgCCACCACCCCAGACCACCAGCCAGATGAACGGCACTGTGGACCACCCACCACCGGCCACCACAGACCGCAAACCGCtagccccagccccacactgccCCCGCCTGCCCCTACGGAAGACATACCGGGAGAACGTGGAGGCTCTGGGCAGTGGGGTGGCTGAGGGGGCGGTGACGGGCAGGGCCCGGGGCAGCAGTCCAGCGCCACTGCCCACCAAAGTGGACGAAGCCACCAGCGGGCTGATCCGGGAGCTGGCTGCCGTGGAGGACGAGCTCTACCAGCGCATGCTGAAGGGAGCCCCTCCAGAGGCCACTGCCAGTGCGGGGCAGGGTAGTGGCAGCAGGGACCCCAGCTGGGAGGCACCCTCAGTGCCCCCCGCCAAAAGGCGCAAGTCTGAGTCCCCTGACGTGGACCAGGCTAGCTTCTCCAGCGACAGCCCGCAGGATGACACGCTCACGGAGCACCTCCAGAGCGCCATCGACAGCATCCTCAACCTCCAGCAGGCCCCTGGCCGGACAGCCGCACCCTCGTACCCACACGCCCCCCAGGCGGCGGGCACACCCGCCTCCCCATCACCCCTGCACAGGCCAGAGGCCTATCCCCCCTCCAGTCACAATGGCGGCCTTGGTGCCAGGACGTTGAACAGATAA